DNA sequence from the Alosa alosa isolate M-15738 ecotype Scorff River chromosome 2, AALO_Geno_1.1, whole genome shotgun sequence genome:
CTGGGCCCTCGGTTAGACATGACTgctcacacagtgacacacacacacacacacacacaaatattaatTCCTATTAATGTTAATGTCAGAGAGGCTGAATCACGATGTCATCCCTCACAGACTCAGACTTTGATGCACGCTCCCACTAAATTTGTGAGGGCTTAAGGCTGTCCCATTGTGAAATTGTGAAGTGCATGAGTGCTTGCTCGCACCCTTTCTATGGCTTGTATGCAGACTTCACTCAAGGGAACTACCATCAAGAATAGTGTTGACGTGATGTGACATGAAACACGGGGTTACAAAGTGAGGCTGGAAGCTTGAAAAAACATCAGTTCACCATAAAAAAACACCAGTATTGCCATAAAACAGaaacatatttgttgcacgtttTTGGTGTCAATTTAACAATGCATCACAGGTGATGTCCCGATCCTGTTGATAGCATTTTGAACCCTTACAGCCTCTCCAACTCAATCACTTATCAATGAATGTCAGTTAAGGTAAGGTTTAGGGCTTAGACCATGGGGAGGACATTGAGATTCAGCCAGGGAGATGCTGTAGGAGCTAGTCCTAAAAGAAGAAAGATGTTCAGATCACAGGATTTacaacagaggcagagagagagaccttgtCACCCATTTGTTTGCCTATAAtgttatctatctatatgtgcAGTACCCCATGTTAGTCTCTGGATGGCATCCATTCACATAAAATATgaaagcatctctctctctcacacacacacacacacacacacatacacacaacacgaacatttttcatattttatttatgaAGAAACCCGGCAATGGGAGAAGCCATATTTCTATatatcagaaaaaaacaaacagttaaTACATTAGGGCAACGCATGCTAAATTAATCTTTCGACGTAGGCTGACtgtaaaataattatatttttaaatgaaaactgcTCAAATGTTTATCTGTAGGCTACGCTATTATATGGCGATGTAGTTGATTACTTACCGCATACGTTGTTCACAGATAATTGGTAACGGACGAGATGACAGGGTTTCAAAGCCACATAAACTAATTCACGTCAAGAAATCCGACCTGGAATGTCTAGTAATTGTGTTACTTACGTCAACGTCATAAAACGATTTCGTAATTTTTGGTATCGTGAGCTATGTCGCAAGCAAAGCTAATTTGTGGTCGGTTACTTAGCCTACACTATGGGcaaagatggatgctgctcTGTCGCTCTTCGGcgtttcccccctccctctctttctctctctctctccctttctctctcctccagtggTCCTCTACCGTCTGTtcgctcacacagacacacatacgcacgcacgcacacacgcacgttcgctcacacacacacacacacacactctctctctctctccaccaggaAGTTATCAACCCCTTTTGGTCAGAAGTAAAACACAAATTTATGACATTGCTACTGAAGAGGAGAGGactttgacgtgtgtgtgtgtgtgtgtgtgtgtgtgtgtgttgtgggagaTTGATACTCTTTACAACAGGAatcaatgcaaaattgcttttAATTATTTTCAAGGAAATCATTTGTTTATACTGGCCATATAAGGAACTGAAAAACATTTACTCAACAGAAGCTAACTGAAACAGCGGAATCTATGCTGAACTCCACAGCACTGGCAAAGATGTGATACGGTGGCAAATGGCAATCTGACTGAGACTCCAGAACTGACCAACCGTTAAGTCCTTTTTACACAGAGCTTTTAAATCATGATCCTGTCTTTGGTGACCGTATCCGCAACCTATGCCTATCAGTTTATTTGTTGAATAGCAACGTTGCTCCTGCTCAAATATGTATAAACTAACCAATGCAATACAGTCCAAATCATTCAAAAACCATACAAAATAATAGAAATGTACAGTCCATCATCCATAACACACGACGGAATGTGTCCAAATCTGGGTGGGTGGGTTTATCCAACAGGACGTGGGTGATATGCATGTCAAAATCTGGTAATGAACCAAGTTTTCAGCTTTCAGTTTTAACCACATTATGTCTCTAACAAGCCCAATTAACATTTCCTCATTCGttcatcaaccaatcagttgGTGGAGGTGAATGAGTCCAAGTGTGCTCTAGCATTCCGGAGCATCTCCATGTAGAGTCTGTTGTTctccctgagagagagaaggagggagagagacagcggCCATGTCAGCTAGCTCACCTTTCTCTCTAGAATATTCTCACACATCATGTCTTAATCCTGCTGATGCTATTTCAGTCTCTTTTTATctttaagacaaaaaaaaatgatgctcatgtaattgttgttgttgaatggCAGTTCGCGTAAACGTGCCTGCTaagtaaacaataacataaacattgGTAAATATCTTTAATTGTTTTCTTCATCATCTTTGCTGCTATGGAAACTCACGTGGCAACTGAGCGGTCAAACATCAAGGTCCCTATATCCATGTAGTACTGAGCATCTGTCCTCAGGGCAGTATAGTACTCGTTAgcctgcagaacacacacacacacacacacacacacacacacacacacaaacacacacacacacacacacacacacacacacacacacacacacacacacacacacaaaacgtacacacacacacacacacacacacacacacacacacacacacacacacaatcacacacacacacacacacacaattgcaccaTCACGTGGGGCACAGAGAGGGGGTATGTCCTCCACAAAGTATATTACGATTATTATATGCTCCTGGATAGAGTAAATGAGTGGTGGTCTAACCTGTTCCTGGACGGTGTAGCCCCACTGGTTGTGGGCGTGATTGGGGTCCCAATATCCAGCCTGCCGTTTCTGACGCATGAAGCCCTTTGCTTCCCTCTCCTTCACAAAGGGGGCACTCAGcaccactacacacagacacacacacacgaccaacaccatcatcaccatcactaaacacacacacatgaccaacAAAATCATTGTcatcactatacacacacacacgaccaacacctacatcatcatcatcatcatcactatacacacacgaccaacaccatcatcattatcactaaacacacacacacaaacacacgcgaccaacaccatcatcattatcactaaacacacacacaaacacacacgaccaacaccatcattattattactaaacacacacacacaaccaacaccatcatcatcactatacacacacacacgaccaacaccatcatcatcatcactaaacacacacaaccaacgtcatcatcatcatcatcatcatcatcactatacacacacaaccatcatcatcatcatcatcatcactatacACACgaccaacatcatcatcatcatcatcatcactatcattatcatcactgtacacacacacacacaaacaaccaacatcatcatcactatACACACAAccaac
Encoded proteins:
- the LOC125291213 gene encoding uncharacterized protein C3orf85-like; translated protein: MKRVVLLLALMEVVLSAPFVKEREAKGFMRQKRQAGYWDPNHAHNQWGYTVQEQANEYYTALRTDAQYYMDIGTLMFDRSVATENNRLYMEMLRNARAHLDSFTSTN